Below is a window of Mycolicibacterium chitae DNA.
GCGTGCACGCCCAACTCGTCGTCGGGCAGGAAGTTCATCGACACCGCCCAGCCGGCCATCGGGTGATCGTGCAGCGCGCGGGGCGGATCGGTGAGGCCGGCGTCGCGCAGCAGGTTGCGCACCGTCGGCTTGTTCACCATCTCCGCGCACCGGTGGTGTTCGCGGGCGGGCAGCCCGATGTGCACGTCGGCGCCGATCGGCTCGGCGATCTCGGTGCGCAGGTACTGGCCCAGGGTGCGGTCGGTGACGCGACGCACCACCTCGCCGAGGATGAAGCCGAACGTCACCACCTGATAGCCCTGCCCGGTGCCCGGGGCCCACCACGGTTCGGCCGCGGCGATCCGCGCGCAGACGGTGTCCCAGTCGGCGACCTCGTGCCAATCCATCGGCTCGCGGGGACCGATCACCCCGGAGCGGTGACCGAGCACCATCGCGACGGTGATGTCCTGCTTGCCGGCCTGGGCGAACTCCGGCCAGTACCGGGCGACGGGGGCGTCGAGGTCGATTTCGCCGCGGTCGGCCAGCAGGTGCACACACGTACTGGTCAGGCCCTTGCTGCCGGAGAAGACGCTAGCCAGCGTGTCCTGTCGCCACGGCCGGCGCCGCGCGGCATCGGCGTGCCCGCCCCAGAGGTTGACGACGAGTTGGCCGTCGACCCAGACCGCGACGGCGGCGCCGACCTCGTCGCGGGCGGTGAAGTTGTCCTCGAAGGCGGCGCGGACCCGGTCGAACTCCGGCGCGTGGGTGCCCTCGATGGTGACGGGGTGGGGCATGGGACTCCAGAACAGCAGGCGGGCAGCCGCGACGGTGTTGTCGTCGGCTGTTGACCCCTGCGCCGAATGTAGGGGCGCCGCGCGGGGCGAGGCGAGTGTCGGCAGCGGATTGGAAGCGTTTCGAGACCCGCGCGTGACCCGAGAATTCGGAGGAAACTCCCAGGAAATTAAGGCCCGCCGCGGCGGTCAGGCTGCTCTAAGTTCAGCTGGTGAATTCACCTGGTGTGCCACCGGCGCGGGTCGCTCGCGTGGCAGAACGCTTCCGGCACATACTGTCCCGCCTGCACCAACGCAGCGCCCCGGCGCCGGCCGCGATGCTCGAAATGATCTTCGGGGCCTGGGTGGCCCAGGGCATCGCCGTGGCGGCCGAGTTGGGGGTCGCCGACGCCCTGGCCGACGGCCCGCTGCCCATCGACGAACTGGCGCGCCGCGTCGAGGCGGACCCGGATGCCCTGGGGCGGTTGCTGCGCGCGCTGATCGGCGAGGGCGTCTTCACCCAGCGGCGCGACGGTCGCTTCGCCCTCAACCCGTTGGCGGACTCGCTGCGCCGTGACGCCCCGGTGTCGGTGGCGGGCATGGCACGCTTCGTCGGGGCGCCCGCCCACCGCGAGCACTGGAGCCACCTGGTCGACGCGGTCCGCACCGGGAAGGCCGTCGTCCCCGCGCTGCGCGGCAAGCCGACCTTCGAGTACCTGCTCGAGGAGCCCGAGTTGGCCGGGATCTTCAACGATGCGATGACCAGCATCTCCGAGTTGGCGATCGCGCCGGTGGTGGCCGCCTATGACTTCGCCGCGTTCCCGACCATCGCCGACGTCGGCGGCGGGCACGGTCGACTGCTGGCCGCGATCCTGGCCGCCGCGCCCGCCTCCCAGGGCGTGCTCTACGACCTGCCGCCCGTGGTGGCCGGCGCCCCGGCCCTGCTGGGCGAACACGGTGTGGCCGACCGGGTGCGCGTGCAGGCCGGGTCGTTCTTCGAGGCCGCGCCCGCCAAGGGTGACCTCTACGTGCTCAAGAGCATCATTCACGACTGGCCCGACGACGAGGCCGTGGCGATCCTGAGCAACATCCGCGCCGCGGCCGAACCCGGTGCCACGCTGGTGCTCGTCGAGGCGGTGATCCCGGCGCATCAGCGGTCGTTCCCCGGGAAGTGGACCGACATCGAGATGCTGGTCAATCTCGCCGCGCGGGAACGCACGGCCGACGAACACGGCGCCCTGTTGCAGCGCGCCGGGTTCCGGATGACCCGAGTGGTTCCCACCGCCGCGCCGCTCAGCCTGGTGGAGGGCAGAGCGGTCTGAGGCCGGAGGTCGGACGCAAAACAACAGGTCAGGCCGCAAAAACGGCCTGACCTGTTGATTTTCTGGAGCGGGCGACGGGAATCGAACCCGCGTAGCTAGTTTGGAAGACTAGGGCTCTACCATTGAGCTACGCCCGCGTGTACTGCACGAGCCAAAACTGTACGGCCCGGCCAAGATCATATCCAATCCGGTCCAGGACAGATCCCGGCTGTCCGCCGTGACTTGGCCTTGCGCCGCATGTAGGCCGTAGGATGCCGAGGGCTTTTCGCTTCGCTGGAGGGCCGTATCGGGGTGTA
It encodes the following:
- a CDS encoding serine hydrolase domain-containing protein, with product MPHPVTIEGTHAPEFDRVRAAFEDNFTARDEVGAAVAVWVDGQLVVNLWGGHADAARRRPWRQDTLASVFSGSKGLTSTCVHLLADRGEIDLDAPVARYWPEFAQAGKQDITVAMVLGHRSGVIGPREPMDWHEVADWDTVCARIAAAEPWWAPGTGQGYQVVTFGFILGEVVRRVTDRTLGQYLRTEIAEPIGADVHIGLPAREHHRCAEMVNKPTVRNLLRDAGLTDPPRALHDHPMAGWAVSMNFLPDDELGVHAIDTWRSAEFPSTNAHVSALGMATVYNAMACEKLLSREHMQRVRLSQGGFDADLVLGPRVADHGWGLGYMLNQRGVAGPNLRSFGHGGSGGSYAFVDLEHRIGYAYVMNFFDATKCNADPRTVALSDEVYAALGIRAE
- a CDS encoding methyltransferase: MNSPGVPPARVARVAERFRHILSRLHQRSAPAPAAMLEMIFGAWVAQGIAVAAELGVADALADGPLPIDELARRVEADPDALGRLLRALIGEGVFTQRRDGRFALNPLADSLRRDAPVSVAGMARFVGAPAHREHWSHLVDAVRTGKAVVPALRGKPTFEYLLEEPELAGIFNDAMTSISELAIAPVVAAYDFAAFPTIADVGGGHGRLLAAILAAAPASQGVLYDLPPVVAGAPALLGEHGVADRVRVQAGSFFEAAPAKGDLYVLKSIIHDWPDDEAVAILSNIRAAAEPGATLVLVEAVIPAHQRSFPGKWTDIEMLVNLAARERTADEHGALLQRAGFRMTRVVPTAAPLSLVEGRAV